In Gambusia affinis linkage group LG20, SWU_Gaff_1.0, whole genome shotgun sequence, the genomic window GTTACACTTACTGGCTGGTTGATTGGGTGAGTAGCTTCCTATTTGTATTTTAGCCCTAAAATAATCTCTTTCAACAGATTGAATGCAGATCTATTTAAAAGAGCAGATTTGTGGTTGACATAAAGTGTTTGGATTATTAAACAAAGAAGAGAACTTAGTCTCTAGTGTGGCTAATGTGTTGTATTTTGTGTCATAGAGATTTTGCAGTCACTGGTTGAAATTTTATGACAAGAAGTGCAAAGCAAACACCATGACAACACTGCTCAGGTGACTTTATGGTGTTTGTTGAGTAGTTAGTTGTGTATTTGAAAAGAGCAAGCAGTGCAGAATCACAGGTATTGTTGCCTAAATCTAAAAGCAAAATAACACACAACTCATTTTCAGAATTATTGCAAATACAAACACTTGGTCGCACTGAAATTCTCTGCTGTATATAAGGTAACTGGGGTTTACTGTGTGTGATCTCACTTCTGTGGTCAGATAAATCTGTGACATGAGAAATTTGATATATGTTTCTTCCATTTGAGCACAATATAAAAAACTGTACAGTATATTGTAGAGAGTACTTTAAGAAGCCTCACAATATTTCTTTAGGTCTGATCAGTATGtgcatttttatgttcatcAATAATAGCAAAGAAATTGCTTCTGTCTTaagtttgaattgaaaatgGCAGAGGCAGTCGCAAATGTGGCCCGGAGGATTAATGCAACAGTAGAGGAAGGCAAAGACAGCCTGGGTAAGGCAAACCTTATGAATTCTCTGTCTCTTCTTTATTCTTCTCAACTTTTCAATTTGGAAACATGTTAGTGAGTAACAGATTTGGTCTTGAAGCTATTTCTAGTTTTACCAGTAGATGGAGGCAAAGGCTTGAGTTTAGTGTTCCTTAGATGCATAGTGTCTTTACTGTTAGATatatagtgttttttttatctgttagtCCTTATTAATCTTATGCTTATGTTCTCCTTCACTGCAGACCTATCAAACTGCCAGCTCATATCCTTCCCAGATGGTGTGTTCAAGGTCCTCAGGACTGTCTTAGAAAACATCCGCATTGTCACGTTAGCTGATAATAAAATGAAGGCCATTTCAGGCAAATTCTTTTCAACTTTTACCCAGCTCAGAGGTagagacaaacaaacatcacCCTGGTCTATCTGTCATTTGTACACTATCAAAGATGAAGctgttgttttcatgttgtttgcACCACAAATGTCCACTAAAGGTTTTTACACTTCGACAGAAATACAGACATCTCTCCATTTATTCGTATTTTGAAATGCCTCGTAGAACTTGACCTCCAGAGCAACATTTTCACCAAGCTGCCAGATGAGGTTGGAGAAGTGGAACATTTGACTAGCATCAATTTAGCTAATAACAGCTTTTCCATCTTCCCTGAGAAGCTCACTGAAATAGCCACACTGGAGAGGATTGACCTTGAGGGAAACAGCATCACTGGTAATAACATGTTTAAGCATGTTGTGTGGAAAAATTGACtgttcttttgctgtttttgttcattttaaacctattctttgttttctaaaattttccCCAACAGAATTGCCTTTGGAAAAGTTGTCTGCCATGCCCACTCTCAAGTGGCTCAACATAAAGTCCAATCCTTTGAGCTCCAGCATTCAGTCTGCTCTCCAATCCCCTTacaattttgagattttactAACAACAGAATAATGGAATATGTCACATATATTCTTACAGACTCTTTGGTGCGTGCCTTTAACTACTAAAGATGAATACATTTGAGaaccttaaaggggcagtgttatgtaaaatcaacttttttgagttgTACATTATGTTATTCCcttatcaaaaacataactggaatgttactttgattctttcatgcatgttgaagaaactgtttaatctcccatggcagcCATTATGGGTGTAAAAACATTTGGTCTCACCAAGCTTCCTTTTCCATGGATCTCCTCCTCAGAGCAGTGGTTTCCAAGTCGGGCTTCCACCCCACAGAGTGCCGCCGCTCTGCTCCTctagactagcagcagcagcagaaattagcaaacccttgttggaactgtgcatctgctgagcttatcatacaagctacttctcagtgaaatgctggtaaaagcCTTCATAAAGGCTTAATGGAGGAATGTATGATGGTAGAATGccggaaagagcaggagcttcttaaagagacagaggccaatttcaagatgttaaattccaaagtcaaatttctaaattatgtttgattaaaacaacTGATGGCAACACaattatttgattgtgctataaattaGCACTATGTCTCTGGAAAATagataatactgcccctttaaaaagttttcaagATAGAATTGtgtttcacaagaaaaagacaCACATCTATAAAGATGAGTTTTCAACTCTGCAACCTCTACTTTTGGAGAGTGTAGTTTCTGAACATACAGGAGGACTTTTTTGGAACTGTACTGTGGACTCCAGATGCATTAGCAGATACACTGCTGCCAAGACCTGCCTATATCTGGAACATAGAAATGTAATAATGTTTACTTTGGGGAGTATGAGTTGGCCAGAATCCTATAAAGGGGGTGCTGTCCAGTGATTGGGCCAGTTGCTGGAGATGATTATTCTTGGGCCAAGATTTTCTCGTGATTCGATGGTGCTGACTCAGGCTGCAGTTTGTAATAAAACTTTGCTATTCAACCAAAGTCCAGCCTGCAGAGTCTTATTCCTGAAGCATCATCACACCAGCATCTTGAAGGCACTGACAGAATACACCACAAGCTCTGTCTTAATATGGAGGTGAACTCTTAGATTTGTAAAAACTTGGTTTTTGCTTATTTACTAAattgttgatgtaaaaataaaactttatgaaatgaatgtttttcttatacTTGTGAATGTCACCTTTCTACTCTGCACAACTGATTTTGGTGGCATCAGGGAATGAGGAGGCTTTCTTCAACATGAacaaggaagctggtcagagttgatgtaAAGATGGGCAAAGCAAAATACATAACAATCCCAGGAGAAAACCTGTTAAATGTGCCAAAATACTTGGGGGGGTTTAGTTTTCCATCAGGAAAACCTTGGAGACTTCAAAGTTACTagattttacttattaaaattaAGAGGTTTGGCATGcctcttttctttaatttttcttattCTCCAGTGAGTAGCTGCTTGATAATGTGTTGCAAATTATTAAGCAGCTTTTTACAATCATCAATGTAACAAGCTAGAtgtcaatattatttaataattcaaCTGCATGGATGTCTGTTAATCATGCTAAGCCTAAAGGCACTTCAATGttgttcagtatttatttttgtaattttataaaagtaatatCCCATAATGAAGCACTAACAGCAGCaatttcacaaactgtgttGCAAAATGAATGCCGAGGAAAAAGTATGTCTCTGCATTAACATAATTTCAccacataaaatcacagtttaCTTTATGCTACTTgcagagcagagaagaagaacagTGTCTATCTTAatatatgtaatgtttacatagGTAATAAATTAGATAcattttaagcagaaaaacCTTTTGCGTAAGTGACTTACCTGGTAAAAAAAACTACTAGTAATTATAAAGGGCTTATTTTAAGAAAGATTTGCTTTGTCCCCCATGAAGGTgtttcattaaaactaaaaaggtAAGAAGTCGCCGTGGTAACAGCACCTATTCCTGTCTCTTTTTAATCGGTTTATAGCTTACGCGAGTTGGCGCCATCTGTGTCTTTCTGTAAATAGTTATCAAGAGTCACAGCTTGAAAGAATGAAATGCATGGCAAACAGATTTCTGGCAAAGAAAGTTGAATCTTTTCTGTAATGTCTCAGAATGCACATGTCAGCTGTAGAGGAGGATTAACTCCTGATTATTATTCACAACTCTGACTCTCACAGTTAGATGGATGGTGCACAATGAGAGGTTTAAAAGCAGGACTATACAAAAAACAGAGTTTATTGTAGCTTTGATATTTGGCTTTTGAGCCTTTCATACAAGAACCCTTTTGCAGGTAGCTGTGGGTGTTACTAATCATTGCGCATGTCCACTCTCCTGCCTCTGTGAATCTGAAGCTGCTTAATCTTGCTGAACAAGTGGACAGAGCACAGACGGAAAGATTTAAACCAACATGAGCTTCACCATCGAAGAGAGGGGGAGGCCCAACACCCTGGACTACAGAGTCTTTTTCAGTAAGCTTAGCTTTTTTGGTTTAATCTATTTCAACCTATAGATTAAACCaaacttgtttttaacttgAGCTTTATCTTTAAGAGCTGTGGAAagattcctttgttttttgtttctcacagaTATAAGAGCTAAATTTTTATTGCTCATTTTATAGAAAACGCAAACGGCAAATACATCTCTCCTTTTCATGACGTGCCCATCTATGCAAATGAAGCAGACGTGAGTATTGTGTTGGTTTAAAACCACCAAGTATTTTACTAGCTTAAAGGGTATATAGTTACTGTCATATCAACAAAATTGTAGCAATAACTCAAGTTTTTTAGGGAAAAGTGggtttaaaaacatataaaacatttctttaaaccaaaaactgctcatatatgcagtttatttcactttccAAGTgatacattttctcaaataaacCCCACTTCATATATTTTAGATGCACATTGTTATGTAGGTTTAATAATATAATTGTCCAAATTAAAGTGAGATTTCATCTAGTTAACAAAATTGTTCTCACATTCctttacagaacatttttcatGCCATTGTGGAAGTTCCAAGATGGACAAATGCAAAGATGGAGGTATATAttgcttatttatgttttcccagTAAACTGCTTTCTCAGGTCTGTCCAATTCGGTTaaaaattaatctaatttaactGAGCAATTGAGCTGAACAATTGCATATAGTTCAGCTCAATCCAAATTATAAATACTATATTCAATATAAAAGAAATTCTTAGCATGTCTCTAATGCCAGTGACTGGGAGAGCACCAAGTAAGAAAGACACACAATTGAACAATCACTGGGCAAGAAATGCCTTCCAtggcaaagaaaaataagattacACAGAATTAATGACAGGAATAGATTTGTAAATACCTGAATTCAGGTAAGAGATATAGCTAAATACAGAAGCATTGAACCATGGGGAAAGAAAACCTGCATGCACAGTCAAGTCAATGGCAATATGATCTCCAGTCATGACTCTGTCCAGTAAAGAGACAGAGCAAAACACCGGgccagaaagaagaaagaaggaacaaaaacaaaagtcattgtttatgtttactaatacaattatttaattttttaaattaatgcagtcatttactctgtttttttggggggggggcggggggtttGCGCTTTGTGCTTATATTTTTCAGATAGCCACAAAGGATCCTCTTAATCCACTAAAGCAGGATGTGAAGAAGGGGAATCTTCGTTATGTAGCCAATGTGTTTCCCCACAA contains:
- the lrrc20 gene encoding leucine-rich repeat-containing protein 20, producing the protein MAEAVANVARRINATVEEGKDSLDLSNCQLISFPDGVFKVLRTVLENIRIVTLADNKMKAISGKFFSTFTQLRELDLQSNIFTKLPDEVGEVEHLTSINLANNSFSIFPEKLTEIATLERIDLEGNSITELPLEKLSAMPTLKWLNIKSNPLSSSIQSALQSPYNFEILLTTE